A part of Silurus meridionalis isolate SWU-2019-XX chromosome 18, ASM1480568v1, whole genome shotgun sequence genomic DNA contains:
- the LOC124401597 gene encoding trace amine-associated receptor 13c-like, giving the protein MNLTELNQSDICEHFSCSKRSVSPALYNLLYVGSAAVVLLTLCGNLLVIISVFHFKQLHTPTNILVLSLAVSDFLIGALVMPSVLIWAIESCWIFDTGYCISFLITGYILTSLSIYNVALIAVDRYLALSNPFLYTNNISRRTMSIVVISNWFASLLYNILLCYFNGSFTSSIMCPGECFLFLNEVWSAIDLVITFIFPLSVIIILYSRVFLIAKKHATAIRELNNHTRPQTQKITSHSMKSERKAAKVLGILVSVFLIFLLPYYIYSLLGDVIELQSETFLKVFTVLYLNSTINPVIYALFYPWFRRCIKLILTLKIFQTDSAIINILT; this is encoded by the coding sequence ATGAACCTGACAGAATTGAACCAGTCTGATATctgtgagcatttctcctgtTCAAAGAGATCTGTATCTCCTGCACTTTATAACTTACTCTATGTGGgttcagctgctgtggttcttctaacaTTGTGTGGAAATCTGCTTGTCATTATCTCTGTTTTTCACTTCAAACAGCTTCACACACCGACCAACATCCTCGTTCTCTCTCTGGCCGTGTCGGATTTCCTCATCGGTGCTTTAGTGATGCCGTCTGTGTTAATCTGGGCCATCGAGTCATGCTGGATCTTTGATACAGGCTACTGCATCAGTTTTTTGATTACTGGTTATATTCTAACAAGTTTATCCATCTATAATGTTGCTCTGATCGCTGTGGATCGCTATCTGGCTCTTTCAAACCCTTTTCTCTACACTAACAATATCTCTAGAAGGACCATGAGCATCGTGGTGATTTCCAACTGGTTTGCTTCTCTGTTGTATAACATTTTACTCTGTTATTTTAATGGAAGCTTCACAAGTTCTATAATGTGTCCTGgagagtgttttctttttctcaatgAGGTTTGGTCTGCAATTGATCttgtaataacatttatatttccactttctgtcataatcatattgtacagtcgggtttttctgatcgctaagaaacacgccactgctatcagagagcttaataatcacacacgacctcaaacacagaaaatcacctcccactccatgaaatctgagagaaaagcagccaaagtcctcggCATTTTAGTGTCCGTGTTTCTGATTTTTTTACTTCcgtattacatttacagtttattaggtGACGTTATTGAACTCCAGTCAGAAACATTTTTGAAGGTCTTTACAGTGCTTTATCTAAATTCCACCATTAATCCGGTTATTTACGCTCTGTTTTATccgtggtttaggaggtgcATTAAATTAATTCTAACTCTAAAAATATTCCAAACAGACTCTGCTATAATAAATATCCTTACATGA